In Marmota flaviventris isolate mMarFla1 chromosome 5 unlocalized genomic scaffold, mMarFla1.hap1 SUPER_5_unloc_2, whole genome shotgun sequence, one DNA window encodes the following:
- the LOC139703666 gene encoding olfactory receptor 14C36-like produces the protein MKNFQQTDNATMVTDFLLLGSPDGWNLSFLYFTVFPMTYLGTLLGNLLIVTLTTADQRLHTPMYFFLRNLSILDMCFISVTVPNACVKSLTGNRATSVAGCAIQIFLVIFCAYVDMLFLTIMAWDCYVAICQPLQYLFIMNPQICVRMTLSSLLSGLLYAGVHTENTFQLSFCQSNVVHQFLCDIPSLLRLSCSDITSNMVLLLVSIIIIGGGCFAIIIMSYICIFAAVLKFPTRAPGKAFSTCTPHILVVSVFLSFITSVYLRPSATSDTLQDMVLTAFYTMVPPFLNPLIYSLRNKQVKEAVRRVIFKFLLCFVIFILEVFYFFCYIGSHLFVSMHNLVNKYNST, from the exons ATGAAG AATTTCCAGCAAACGGACAATGCCACCATGGTAACTGATTTTCTCCTCCTGGGCTCTCCTGATGGCTGGAATCTGAGTTTCCTCTATTTCACAGTATTCCCAATGACCTACCTGGGTACCCTGTTAGGGAACCTTCTCATCGTCACTCTCACCACTGCTGACCAGCGtctgcacacacccatgtacttcttcctcagaaATCTGTCCATCTTGGACATGTGCTTCATTTCTGTCACTGTCCCCAATGCCTGTGTCAAATCTCTTACTGGCAACAGGGCCACTTCAGTAGCTGGTTGTGCAATACAGATCTTCTTGGTCATTTTTTGTGCATATGTGGACATGCTATTTCTCACCATCATGGCCTGGGActgctatgtggccatctgccagcCCCTTCAGTACCTCTTCATCATGAACCCCCAGATTTGTGTCCGCATGACCCTGTCTTCCCTGCTCAGTGGTCTGCTGTATGCAGGTGTGCACACTGAGAACACATTCCAGCTGTCCTTCTGCCAGTCAAACGTGGTCCATCAGTTCCTCTGTGACATCCCCTCTCTGCTGAGGCTCTCCTGCTCTGACATCACCAGCAACATGGTCCTTCTTCTTGTCTCTATTATAATCATTGGTGGTGGCTGCTTTGCTATAATAATAATgtcatatatttgcatatttgctGCTGTGCTGAAATTTCCCACCAGAGCCCCAgggaaggccttctccacctgcaccCCTCACATCCTCGTGGTGTCCGTCTTCCTCAGTTTCATCACAAGTGTGTACCTGAGACCTTCAGCAACCTCTGACACCCTGCAGGACATGGTTCTCACTGCCTTTTACACCATGGTTCCTCCCTTCCTGAATCCTCTCATCTACAGTCTCAGGAACAAGCAGGTAAAGGAAGCTGTGAGGAGA gtcatcttcaaattccttctttgttttgttatttttattttggaggttttttacttcttttgttacaTTGGTTCCCACTTATTTGTATCAATGCATAATTTagtgaataaatataattcaacatAA